One stretch of Urocitellus parryii isolate mUroPar1 chromosome 12, mUroPar1.hap1, whole genome shotgun sequence DNA includes these proteins:
- the Cyria gene encoding CYFIP-related Rac1 interactor A isoform X1 — MGNLLKVLTREIENYPHFFLDFENAQPTEGEREIWNQISAVLQDSESILADLQAYKGAGPEIRDAIQNPNDIQLQEKAWNAVCPLVVRLKRFYEFSIRLEKALQSLLESLTCPPYTPTQHLEREQALAKEFAEILHFTLRFDELKMRNPAIQNDFSYYRRTISRNRINNMHLDIENEVNNEMANRMSLFYAEATPMLKTLSNATMHFVSENKTLPIENTTDCLSTMTSVCKVMLETPEYRSRFTSEETLMFCMRVMVGVIILYDHVHPVGAFCKTSKIDMKGCIKVLKEQAPDSVEGLLNALRFTTKHLNDESTSKQIRAMLQ; from the exons ATGGGAAACCTGCTCAAAGTCCTTACCAGGGAAATTGAAAACTATCCCCATTTTTTCCTGGATTTTGAAA ATGCCCAGCCCacggaaggagagagagaaatatggaaCCAGATCAGCGCTGTCCTCCAGGATTCCGAGAGCATCCTCGCAGACCTGCAGGCTTACAAAGGCGCAGGGCCGGAGATCCGAGAC GCAATTCAAAACCCCAACGACATTCAGCTTCAAGAAAAAGCTTGGAATGCAGTGTGTCCTCTGGTTGTGAGACTAAAGAGATTTTATGAGTTTTCTATACGCCTAG AAAAAGCTCTTCAGAGTTTATTGGAATCCCTGACTTGTCCGCCCTACACACCAACCCAGCACCTGGAACGGGAACAGGCCCTGGCAAAGGAGTTTgcagaaattttacattttacccTTCGATTTGATGAGCTGAAG ATGAGAAACCCAGCCATTCAGAATGACTTTAGCTACTACAGAAGGACCATAAGTCGCAACCGCATCAACAACATGCAT CTAGACATTGAGAATGAAGTTAATAACGAGATGGCCAATCGAATGTCCCTCTTCTATGCAGAAGCTACCCCAATGCTGAAAACCCTTAGCAATGCCACAATGCACTTTGTCTCCGAA AACAAAACCCTGCCAATAGAGAACACCACAGACTGCCTCAGCACTATGACAAGTGTTTGTAAAGTCATGCTGGAAACTCC GGAGTACAGGAGTAGGTTTACGAGCGAAGAAACACTGATGTTCTGCATGAGGGTGATGGTGGGGGTCATCATCCTCTATGACCACGTGCACCCCGTGGGAGCCTTCTGCAAGACATCCAAGATCGAT ATGAAAGGCTGCATAAAGGTGTTGAAGGAACAGGCCCCAGACAGTGTGGAGGGGCTGCTGAACGCCCTCAG